One genomic region from Oncorhynchus clarkii lewisi isolate Uvic-CL-2024 chromosome 21, UVic_Ocla_1.0, whole genome shotgun sequence encodes:
- the LOC139378829 gene encoding P2Y purinoceptor 3-like isoform X1: MTTKTMDAPALNDDIIVEGVHHLLNSFSVNPSLPPSCSIDESYKYIFLPLCYSFTFLFSISLNFIILWRSFRRTKRWNASLIYMVNLASTDFMYGLSLPFLVASYVMRDQWIFGDYMCRLVRFLFYFNLYCSIFFLTCISVHRYLGICYPMRTITLETKRAVKGTCVLVWGVVFALTCPIFRFAQTSHVMRGVGGEAMVITSNNTGTVSSNGTGEVETYQNCWDDAIDKEFQDYVPYGIILHLLGFFLPFSIIAWCYSHVVLTIFRTLRSQPQSQRGRGEGGGGGGVRGGGMRGNGAGVVGGGLQGGGEGMSIVLGAHSPYAHRRRKSIKTIITITLLFALCFFPFHVTRTIFLVLKVKKGVPCHTMTMVSMCYKITRPLASFNAWLNALLYFLTKEKGGGAPCCPPPDTTAANQHHGLLWPLRKLGRAGDEEEGGERGEKGGMVNNKGNNKETNKTAVHLFRGMTKSKVRYTVE; the protein is encoded by the coding sequence ATGACAACAAAAACGATGGACGCCCCTGCGCTCAATGATGACATTATTGTTGAAGGAGTACACCACCTCCTTAACTCCTTCTCTGTCaatccctcgctccctccctcctgcaGCATCGATGAGTCCTACAAGTACATTTTCCTCCCTCTGTGCTACTCCTTCACCTTCCTCTTCTCAATCTCCCTCAACTTTATCATTCTCTGGCGTTCCTTCAGACGCACCAAGCGTTGGAACGCCTCCCTCATCTACATGGTCAACCTAGCCTCCACAGACTTCATGTACGGGTTGTCACTCCCCTTCCTGGTGGCTAGCTATGTGATGCGTGACCAATGGATCTTTGGGGACTACATGTGCCGATTGGTCCGCTTTCTGTTCTATTTCAACCTGTATTGTTCTATATTCTTCCTGACGTGTATATCTGTCCATCGCTACCTGGGGATATGTTACCCTATGAGGACCATCACACTGGAGACTAAGAGAGCGGTCAAGGggacgtgtgtgttggtgtgggggGTCGTCTTCGCTCTTACGTGCCCCATATTCCGGTTTGCCCAAACGAGCCACGTGATGAGAGGTGTAGGGGGCGAGGCTATGGTGATTACCAGTAATAACACTGGCACCGTTAGTAGTAATGgtactggggaggtggaaacatatCAGAACTGTTGGGACGATGCCATCGATAAGGAGTTCCAAGACTATGTTCCATATGGAATCATCCTACATCTTCTAGGGTTCTTTCTCCCGTTCTCTATCATCGCCTGGTGCTACTCACATGTGGTTCTGACAATATTCCGGACCCTGCGCTCCCAGCCCCAATCACAGcgaggcagaggagaggggggaggaggaggtggggtacGTGGAGGTGGAATGAGAGGGAATGGAGCTGGAGTTGTGGGAGGAGGActtcagggaggaggagaggggatgtcgATAGTTCTCGGCGCCCACTCTCCATATGCCCACCGACGGCGTAAATCCATCAAGACAATCATCACCATCACACTCCTCTTTGCCCTCTGCTTCTTCCCATTTCATGTCACCAGGACTATCTTCCTCGTCCTGAAAGTGAAGAAAGGTGTCCCGTGCCACACCATGACGATGGTATCCATGTGTTATAAGATCACCCGGCCGCTGGCGTCTTTCAATGCCTGGCTCAACGCACTCCTCTACTTCCTCACCAAGGAAAAAGGGGGTGGCGCCCCCTGTTGCCCACCGCCAGACACTACTGCAGCCAACCAGCATCATGGGCTCCTCTGGCCGCTGAGGAAGCTGGGAAGAGCgggagacgaggaggaggggGGCGAAAGGGGCGAGAAGGGGGGCATGGTCAATAACAAGGGTAACAACAAAGAGACGAATAAAACGGCTGTACATTTATTCAGAGGGATGACCAAATCCAAGGTCCGATATACTGTGGAATAA
- the LOC139378829 gene encoding schwannomin-interacting protein 1-like isoform X3 yields MEGEKEREREQGEEKESDETEEEEKQSDEAEEEDDEEDDDEDAEGAALVWQEGSYGEDDLGLPIMHWEALSLRIAELEKQEEEKREKKTKSSSVLERGKKLSASRPEERERGKTLSMNRPGDREQGKSKESWEDRGEEDCNSRVTALTSRLSNQMNLQLCFINDSGSEEEDEDTGKKVSVKNSKIVGKSGSSVQVRQQPKSPAPPAAKSKSSGFKAALSALRNKLRTEQKQESPACCNQLLKNRRLDRSDLQSFSLKELNAHQNSLNKAIQDLSTELVVHLQTRDQLRTEQDAMLLEVNRI; encoded by the exons atggagggagagaaggagagagagagggagcagggagaggagaaagagagcgacgagacggaggaagaggagaaacagAGCGACGAGGCTGAAGAGGAAGATGatgaagaggatgatgatgaagatgcgGAGGGAGCTGCGTTGGTGTGGCAGGAGGGGTCATACGGAGAGGATGACCTGGGCCTACCCATAATGCATTGGGAGGCGCTGAGCCTGCGCATCGCAGAGCTggagaaacaggaagaggagaagagagagaagaaaacaaag TCTTCCAGTGTCCTTGAACGAGGTAAGAAATTGTCAGCAAGCCGgccggaggagagagagagagggaagacgcTGTCCATGAACCGGCCAGGAGACAGGGAGCAAGGGAAGAGTAAGGAGAGCTGGGAGGACAGAGGCGAGGAGGACTGCAATAGCCGCGTGACAGCCCTAACCTCGCG tcTTTCGAATCAGATGAACCTCCAGCTGTGCTTCATCAATGACAGCGGAAGCGAAGAAGAAGATGAGGATACTGGCAAAAAAGTTAGTGTGAAG AATTCCAAAATTGTTGGTAAGAGCGGTTCCAGTGTGCAGGTGCGCCAGCAGCCCAAGTCCCCTGCCCCCCCTGCAGCCAAGAGCAAATCATCAGGCTTCAAGGCTGCACTGAGCGCGCTCAGAAACAAGCTGAGGACTGAGCAGAAACAGGAG AGCCCAGCTTGTTGTAATCAGCTGTTGAAGAATAGAAGGCTGGACCGAAGTGACCTGCAATCCTTCAGTCTCAAAGAGCTCAACGCCCACCAAAACTCTCTCAACAAGGCTATACAAG ACCTTAGCACAGAGCTGGTGGTTCATCTTCAGACTCGGGACCAGCTGAGGACAGAACAGGATGCTATGCTGCTGGAG gTAAACAGAATTTGA
- the LOC139378829 gene encoding schwannomin-interacting protein 1-like isoform X4, with the protein MEGEKEREREQGEEKESDETEEEEKQSDEAEEEDDEEDDDEDAEGAALVWQEGSYGEDDLGLPIMHWEALSLRIAELEKQEEEKREKKTKSSSVLERGKKLSASRPEERERGKTLSMNRPGDREQGKSKESWEDRGEEDCNSRVTALTSRLSNQMNLQLCFINDSGSEEEDEDTGKKNSKIVGKSGSSVQVRQQPKSPAPPAAKSKSSGFKAALSALRNKLRTEQKQESPACCNQLLKNRRLDRSDLQSFSLKELNAHQNSLNKAIQDLSTELVVHLQTRDQLRTEQDAMLLEVQDMTSL; encoded by the exons atggagggagagaaggagagagagagggagcagggagaggagaaagagagcgacgagacggaggaagaggagaaacagAGCGACGAGGCTGAAGAGGAAGATGatgaagaggatgatgatgaagatgcgGAGGGAGCTGCGTTGGTGTGGCAGGAGGGGTCATACGGAGAGGATGACCTGGGCCTACCCATAATGCATTGGGAGGCGCTGAGCCTGCGCATCGCAGAGCTggagaaacaggaagaggagaagagagagaagaaaacaaag TCTTCCAGTGTCCTTGAACGAGGTAAGAAATTGTCAGCAAGCCGgccggaggagagagagagagggaagacgcTGTCCATGAACCGGCCAGGAGACAGGGAGCAAGGGAAGAGTAAGGAGAGCTGGGAGGACAGAGGCGAGGAGGACTGCAATAGCCGCGTGACAGCCCTAACCTCGCG tcTTTCGAATCAGATGAACCTCCAGCTGTGCTTCATCAATGACAGCGGAAGCGAAGAAGAAGATGAGGATACTGGCAAAAAA AATTCCAAAATTGTTGGTAAGAGCGGTTCCAGTGTGCAGGTGCGCCAGCAGCCCAAGTCCCCTGCCCCCCCTGCAGCCAAGAGCAAATCATCAGGCTTCAAGGCTGCACTGAGCGCGCTCAGAAACAAGCTGAGGACTGAGCAGAAACAGGAG AGCCCAGCTTGTTGTAATCAGCTGTTGAAGAATAGAAGGCTGGACCGAAGTGACCTGCAATCCTTCAGTCTCAAAGAGCTCAACGCCCACCAAAACTCTCTCAACAAGGCTATACAAG ACCTTAGCACAGAGCTGGTGGTTCATCTTCAGACTCGGGACCAGCTGAGGACAGAACAGGATGCTATGCTGCTGGAGGTACAGGACATGACATCACTCTGA
- the LOC139378829 gene encoding schwannomin-interacting protein 1-like isoform X2, whose product MEGEKEREREQGEEKESDETEEEEKQSDEAEEEDDEEDDDEDAEGAALVWQEGSYGEDDLGLPIMHWEALSLRIAELEKQEEEKREKKTKSSSVLERGKKLSASRPEERERGKTLSMNRPGDREQGKSKESWEDRGEEDCNSRVTALTSRLSNQMNLQLCFINDSGSEEEDEDTGKKVSVKNSKIVGKSGSSVQVRQQPKSPAPPAAKSKSSGFKAALSALRNKLRTEQKQESPACCNQLLKNRRLDRSDLQSFSLKELNAHQNSLNKAIQDLSTELVVHLQTRDQLRTEQDAMLLEVQDMTSL is encoded by the exons atggagggagagaaggagagagagagggagcagggagaggagaaagagagcgacgagacggaggaagaggagaaacagAGCGACGAGGCTGAAGAGGAAGATGatgaagaggatgatgatgaagatgcgGAGGGAGCTGCGTTGGTGTGGCAGGAGGGGTCATACGGAGAGGATGACCTGGGCCTACCCATAATGCATTGGGAGGCGCTGAGCCTGCGCATCGCAGAGCTggagaaacaggaagaggagaagagagagaagaaaacaaag TCTTCCAGTGTCCTTGAACGAGGTAAGAAATTGTCAGCAAGCCGgccggaggagagagagagagggaagacgcTGTCCATGAACCGGCCAGGAGACAGGGAGCAAGGGAAGAGTAAGGAGAGCTGGGAGGACAGAGGCGAGGAGGACTGCAATAGCCGCGTGACAGCCCTAACCTCGCG tcTTTCGAATCAGATGAACCTCCAGCTGTGCTTCATCAATGACAGCGGAAGCGAAGAAGAAGATGAGGATACTGGCAAAAAAGTTAGTGTGAAG AATTCCAAAATTGTTGGTAAGAGCGGTTCCAGTGTGCAGGTGCGCCAGCAGCCCAAGTCCCCTGCCCCCCCTGCAGCCAAGAGCAAATCATCAGGCTTCAAGGCTGCACTGAGCGCGCTCAGAAACAAGCTGAGGACTGAGCAGAAACAGGAG AGCCCAGCTTGTTGTAATCAGCTGTTGAAGAATAGAAGGCTGGACCGAAGTGACCTGCAATCCTTCAGTCTCAAAGAGCTCAACGCCCACCAAAACTCTCTCAACAAGGCTATACAAG ACCTTAGCACAGAGCTGGTGGTTCATCTTCAGACTCGGGACCAGCTGAGGACAGAACAGGATGCTATGCTGCTGGAGGTACAGGACATGACATCACTCTGA